From the genome of Spirochaetales bacterium:
TCATCATGGCCCTGGGCGTAGTCTTTGTGACAGGCTTTTCCAGCCTTACCGTCTCGATCATGAAATCACTCATCCCCCGGCGCGTGAGGATGATCGTGCAGACCCTGATTATCGCCTTTTATGTGATTCTCGTGGACATTGTGCTCAGGGCATTGCTTCCGGACGTATCAAAAGCCCTCGGCCCGTACGTCGGGCTGATCATCACCAACTGTATCATCATGGGCCGCGCCGAGGCATTCGCCCAGTCCAATCCCCCGATTATCTCGCTTTGGGATGGTATTACCTCCGGAACGGGTTACATGGGGGTGCTG
Proteins encoded in this window:
- a CDS encoding NADH:ubiquinone reductase (Na(+)-transporting) subunit D — encoded protein: MAQNKSLDVLKKNIWTENPVFIQILGICSALAVTNTLTNTLIMALGVVFVTGFSSLTVSIMKSLIPRRVRMIVQTLIIAFYVILVDIVLRALLPDVSKALGPYVGLIITNCIIMGRAEAFAQSNPPIISLWDGITSGTGYMGVLVLVAVIRELLGFGTLLGYRVLPEGFVNWTIMVTPPSAFFIIGIIIWIAKSIMVREEKKK